The region AGCTTGATGACGACTGAAGTAGTCGTCGAAACGACCGAAGTTTCGCTCGCTTTCGACGTTTAATGTAAAGTGCTGGAAAGGTGTACGCAGGCCGTGGGGCGCTATATCCCGTCCTGCGTCATCTTCCTGTATTTCAGCGGTGACAGGCCTGTAATTCGCTTGAATTGCTTACAAAACGAAGGTTGATCGCTAAAACCGCAATCGAGTGCCACGGCAGCCACGTTCTTCTCGGTATCACGTAGCATCACTGCCGCGGCCTCGACTCTTTGCCGGATCAGGTATTGTGACGGAGTGATCTGAATCATGCTCCGCATGAGTCGCTCAAACTGGCTTACCGATAAGCCTGATTCTTCCGCGAGCTGTTGAATTCTTAATGGTTTAGCAAACTCAGTCTGCATTTTTCGGAGCGCTACCGACAGTTTGTCGTAGCGATCACCTTTCTCCGTTGGAGCATGAAGGTCTCGTGACATTCCGATGATGGCAATCACTTCCTGGTTGGTGTTTTTGGCAAGGACCTTGCTTGTGATGTACCAACCGAGCGACCCGTCTGGATTCGTGATCATTTCAAGTTGATCGTGCAGATTTTGTCCGCGGCTATGCAATTGCTGATCTTGCTGCTGGTAGCCGATCGCTAAGGCCCTGGGATAGATGTCAAAAGCCGTTTTCCCAATGACATCTTCTTTTCGAAGCTTCGGTACGCTGCGCAAAAATGCATTATTTACGCTTAAGTAGCGACCTTCGAGATCCTTGATACATAGATTCACTTCGTCGAGTCGGGCGAATAGATCTTCGACAATTGCAAGGGATGGAGCCTGGGAAAAAAGTATCGCCAGTTGCTCTTCCCATTGGTTTTTGTATTTATTCGGCATTTTAATGGTCGAAACAGCCAAAGACAAAATCGAAGGAATCATTGAAAATAACTTGAGTCGGTTGGGAAATAACTCCCATCTGACAGACTCGCCTCTCCATCATGCCAGTCAACGACAGTCCCCACCAGTTCGTTGGCACCATCATTTTTATTTTCCTTCGCATGGTTGTACTCTGGAGAAGTCCCCTATGTTGGCTCGAAGCTCCTCTCAGCAACGAGGTTTCACCCTCGTCGAACTTTTGGTCGTGATTGCGATCATTGGTGTTTTAATTGCACTGTTGCTGCCGGCCGTTCAGCAGGCGCGTGAAGCAGCTCGAAGAATGCAGTGCACGAACAATCTCAAGCAAATGGCGTTGGCACTGCATACGTATCACGATACGAATTTGCAATTCCCGCCAGGGCATATCCCTGATGCCAGTACGCCAAACGGCTGGGCTCGACGCGGTTCCTGGATGGTTCGCATTTTGCCATTCATTGAGCAGAAAGCAGCGTACGAGCAATCGCAGCTTCCTGGCGGAACGCTGGACAATCACACGGCCGGTTGGGCAGCACCGACGTTGGCCTGGCAGGCAATGCAGCAAGCACGGATCGATATCTACTCGTGTCCTTCGAGCCCGCTTCCACAAACTTATCTTCAGACAACATCATCGGCCACTCAAAGTGCCGGCGGTCCAGAGCAAATTGAAGTTCAGATCGCCGACTATGCAGGCAACTCAGGCTGTGCGTTTCGGGGCGGGACGACCAACACGGCTCACTCGACAATGTTTTGGGGCTGGGGTGGCCGTATGGCTGACAATGGTTTGCTCTCGACGTTTCTGTCGAAAGCCGTGTCGACTCAGCCACCATGGTACGGATCCAAAGTCGACTTTGCTGCGGTAACGGACGGCTCGAGCAACACGATTGCATTGGGTGAGCAGTCGAATTTCTATCAACAGACGCAAGACGTTCGTGCTAGTTACGTCAAAGGAGGTTGGTGGAACGGTGGTTCAACCGACGGGGAAGGGCAAGACATGGCCAATTATGTCTGCACCTCTTATCCGATCAATGCCGTCAGCGTTGGCTGGATGGGAACCTCGCGCAGCGAATCGGTTACCTACAACGAAACAGCATTCCGTTCTGCACATCCGGGCGGTGCTCAGTTTGCCCTTGCTGATGGTTCCGTCAAATTCATTCCAGAGACAATCAACTTTGCCACATATACGGCGCTTATGGATCGGGCAGATGGGGTCCCGGTCGGAGAGTATTAGGGGATGAACCAGGGGGGCGACTCCTCGTTGGCGTTGACCCCCTGGTTATCTTTATTGGACTTCTAAAACTCTCATACCTAGGTTGCCTGATGTACCTTCAAAACAAATTACTTGTCGCGTTTTGCGTATCATTGTCTCTCTCTGTATTGCCCGGCTGTTTCAGCGGATCTAGCGTTCCTGTTGGACCGGTAAGTGGTGTCGTGACAAAAGATGGTCAGCCGCTTGCCGATGCAACGGTCACGTTCTTTCCAGAGTCAGGTCGCCCCTCTATCGGAATGACCGATGAATCTGGCCGTTACGAATTGCTGTTCACCGAATCGGTCAACGGTGCGATGGTTGGCTTGCACAAAGTGAACATCAGCTTCGGAGGCCCACCGCCGCCGGGAGAAATGAACCGAGAAAAGAAGAACAAGCGAGTTTTACCACCCCAATCGGTCGATTGGCCTGACATGGTAAAAGTGAGCGAGTCGTACAACACGCTCGATTTCGATCTTTAACCGACGCCCCATTCGTCCCGAAGTTTATCGGCATGCGTTCGGATATCGCTGATGTCACCCGATTTTCTTTTGTTGTCGACATGCTTCATTTGCAGCTTCATGCGTGAATTGCCTTGCAGTTTGTCGTAGTGACGATCAAGGAAATCCCAGTAAAAGGTCGTGATGGGGCATGCCTCTGCCCCCACGGCCTTTTTGTGATCGTAGACGCAGCTTTTGCAGAAGTTGCTCATCTTGTCGATGTAATTGCCGGTCGAACAGTACGGCTTTGTGCCAACGATGCCTCCGTCGCCATGTTGGCTCATGCCGAGTGTGTTGGGAAGTGAGACCCAGTCGACAGCATCCAGGTACATCGCCACGTGCCACTCATGAAACTCATAGGGATGCACGCCCAAAGTTAACGCGAGATTGCCGAGCACCATTAAGCGGTGAATATGATGCACATAACCAAACTCGACGACATGCGACAACGATTGACGCACGCACTGCATATCTGTTTCGCCATCCCAAAAAAATGACGGCAACTTTGACTGATGATCAAAGTAGTTGTGCTCAGCGTACTTGGGCATGTGAGTCCAATAGATTCCCCGGATGAATTCTCGCCAACCGAGTATCTGACGCACAAAGCCTTCGACACTAGCCAACGGAGCATCATTGTTGTGATACGCTGCGACGGCTGCCTCGATACATTCACGCGGGTCAAGCAGTTTCAGATTGAGGCAAGTCGACAAACGAGAGTGATGCAAAAAAGGTTCGTCTGTCCACATCGCGTCTTCGAACTTGCCGAAGTCGCACAGGTGTCGCTTGACAAACCCCGATAGCATTCGGCGGGCCTGTCCTGGCGTGACTGGTAAATTGAAAGAGTCGACCTCTCCAGGGTGGTCGCCGTATCGATCTTGAACCAGAGTCATGACCTCCGATGTGATTTCATCGTGAGAGAACGACGTCGGTCGACCGATGTCGCCTGGTCCTTCCTTGGAAAATGATTCGCGGTTGTCGTGATCATAGTTCCACGTGCCGCCGACCGGCTTGCCGTTCTTCATCAGCACGTCATGCTTCTTACGCATCTGCCGATAGAAGGTCTCCATCAAAAGCGTCTTGCGACCTTTAGCGAATTTGTGGAACTCGTTGACGGTGCTCAGGAAGTGAACGTCAGGAAGAAAGTCAATCGGCACGTCGAATTCGCCAGCGACATCTTCCAAGAGCTGCTTCACACGAAAATCGCCGGGCAGTACGACTCGGATTGCCTTCGGTGTCGACTTCTTAAGCGTCTGGCTGAGAAGTTCTTGGAAGCTGCTCCCTGAATCCTTTCGCTTGTCGGCATAAAGCTGGTGGTATTGAACTGGGCGATTGGAATCGTTCAGTTCGTCGCGAAAATGACGCATTGCCGACAGGAACAGCACAATCCGTTGTTTGTGACTTGGGACATAAGAGATCTCGTGATCCGTCTCGGCCATCCAAAGTTGATCCTGATCGGGATCGTATCCGTCGAATATGGCTGAGTTGCGGTCGAGTTGGTCGCCGAGTATCAGAAGAAGGTGTCGCATGGTGCTGCTTTCCTGGAGGTCTTAAAGCCAACCGTGCCAACCGCGAATAGACATCTACAACAACTCAATTCAGGGATTGCAGGTCAATTCAGATGTGCTCCCACTCGCGTAACCTGAAAAACCACGACTGCCCACGTCGGGTATTGCCATGCATTCGAGGAGCCGTTGTTCGCGACACACTGATAAACAGTGAGAATCAATCATTCGGCTGGTGGTCGCTTAGCCATTGTCCCAGATTAGGACTCGACCAACTGACCGGCTTCTCGTCCTGCAATACCTCAAGCCAAGCAGCAATTGTTGGTTGGTTTTTAAGTGCTGCGCCCGCTTTATTCGGCCCTAAGACACTTACGGCTGATGCCCAAGCGTCCGCTTCCGTCGCATTCTCTGCGAAGACGGTAACTGTGCCACGATGTTCGACGCCATACCCAGTTCGTGGATCGAGAACGTGGGAATACCGTTTTCCTTCATGTTCGAGAAATTGAAAAGCATCTCCAGACGTTGCCACAGCACTATTGGCAATGTGCGTAACGAGAATAGGTGGAGCCTTCGGATTCAGACCAGCGATGCCAACTCGCCAGCCAAGTTCTCCGCGCGGTGCCCCGGTTACTGCAATATCGCCTCCAGCATCGACAAGTGCACGCGTTATTCCTTGTTCCGAGAGTACCGCTAACGCGACATCAATCGCGTAGCCTTTGGCAATGCCTCCCAAGTCAATCCGCATGTCCGATGTCGCCAAACTAGCGGACTGAGACTTTTCGTGAAGTTGCAGGTGCTTTGCCCCCACGGCAGCAA is a window of Bremerella sp. TYQ1 DNA encoding:
- a CDS encoding helix-turn-helix domain-containing protein, encoding MIPSILSLAVSTIKMPNKYKNQWEEQLAILFSQAPSLAIVEDLFARLDEVNLCIKDLEGRYLSVNNAFLRSVPKLRKEDVIGKTAFDIYPRALAIGYQQQDQQLHSRGQNLHDQLEMITNPDGSLGWYITSKVLAKNTNQEVIAIIGMSRDLHAPTEKGDRYDKLSVALRKMQTEFAKPLRIQQLAEESGLSVSQFERLMRSMIQITPSQYLIRQRVEAAAVMLRDTEKNVAAVALDCGFSDQPSFCKQFKRITGLSPLKYRKMTQDGI
- a CDS encoding DUF1559 domain-containing protein, whose protein sequence is MLARSSSQQRGFTLVELLVVIAIIGVLIALLLPAVQQAREAARRMQCTNNLKQMALALHTYHDTNLQFPPGHIPDASTPNGWARRGSWMVRILPFIEQKAAYEQSQLPGGTLDNHTAGWAAPTLAWQAMQQARIDIYSCPSSPLPQTYLQTTSSATQSAGGPEQIEVQIADYAGNSGCAFRGGTTNTAHSTMFWGWGGRMADNGLLSTFLSKAVSTQPPWYGSKVDFAAVTDGSSNTIALGEQSNFYQQTQDVRASYVKGGWWNGGSTDGEGQDMANYVCTSYPINAVSVGWMGTSRSESVTYNETAFRSAHPGGAQFALADGSVKFIPETINFATYTALMDRADGVPVGEY
- a CDS encoding Ig-like domain-containing protein; translated protein: MYLQNKLLVAFCVSLSLSVLPGCFSGSSVPVGPVSGVVTKDGQPLADATVTFFPESGRPSIGMTDESGRYELLFTESVNGAMVGLHKVNISFGGPPPPGEMNREKKNKRVLPPQSVDWPDMVKVSESYNTLDFDL
- a CDS encoding cryptochrome/photolyase family protein, translated to MRHLLLILGDQLDRNSAIFDGYDPDQDQLWMAETDHEISYVPSHKQRIVLFLSAMRHFRDELNDSNRPVQYHQLYADKRKDSGSSFQELLSQTLKKSTPKAIRVVLPGDFRVKQLLEDVAGEFDVPIDFLPDVHFLSTVNEFHKFAKGRKTLLMETFYRQMRKKHDVLMKNGKPVGGTWNYDHDNRESFSKEGPGDIGRPTSFSHDEITSEVMTLVQDRYGDHPGEVDSFNLPVTPGQARRMLSGFVKRHLCDFGKFEDAMWTDEPFLHHSRLSTCLNLKLLDPRECIEAAVAAYHNNDAPLASVEGFVRQILGWREFIRGIYWTHMPKYAEHNYFDHQSKLPSFFWDGETDMQCVRQSLSHVVEFGYVHHIHRLMVLGNLALTLGVHPYEFHEWHVAMYLDAVDWVSLPNTLGMSQHGDGGIVGTKPYCSTGNYIDKMSNFCKSCVYDHKKAVGAEACPITTFYWDFLDRHYDKLQGNSRMKLQMKHVDNKRKSGDISDIRTHADKLRDEWGVG
- a CDS encoding FAD:protein FMN transferase; translation: MALPFSKASPILLAIIAFFSMQLPALSADESSLLTVSQPHMGTIVRIVADCDDAEKFQKATDTAFERIRAIEQICSDYRSDSEVLQLSGKSPTTEPISVSDDLWNVLSKAQEVNLASQGAFDVTVGPLTKEWRRFRRRGQLDRERIEKVLAAVGAKHLQLHEKSQSASLATSDMRIDLGGIAKGYAIDVALAVLSEQGITRALVDAGGDIAVTGAPRGELGWRVGIAGLNPKAPPILVTHIANSAVATSGDAFQFLEHEGKRYSHVLDPRTGYGVEHRGTVTVFAENATEADAWASAVSVLGPNKAGAALKNQPTIAAWLEVLQDEKPVSWSSPNLGQWLSDHQPND